A stretch of the Osmerus eperlanus chromosome 10, fOsmEpe2.1, whole genome shotgun sequence genome encodes the following:
- the phf21aa gene encoding PHD finger protein 21Aa isoform X1 yields the protein MVFKTEDCVKAERAPGLSSSQKGFMMELQDLQDALKMEIQVHQKLVAQMKQDPQNTELKKQLHELQTKITTLSDKQKKVVEQLRKDLLVKQDQSDLQTQTQLASQLQSQVQAQVQAQSQFPLQLEVQVQSQPQLLPQPQHPIQPGSRASGLPPLHTPPSLPSPDNLNLLQSTLPGSPIPSSKSLPLLLSAIPSPRPSVAMVTTLSHTPKPGATHPDSNSQNAPVSLQATCPLTNQGLEAVRLVTKSTVVVHTSQPIRVPQFVPPRLAPRPACQPQVRPRPAQPVLQAPPPMLAPPQLPPRPILLANQLTASSLPPSPTPIRQVRILNGQSCSSPAPGIIITPLATSPTHLSSSHSPASKTVKAKTGEIKSTSSKHPSPSPSPHSPTTRGTPPPRTPPRTKQEESPQKLAFMVSLGLVTYDHLEEIQSRRQERKRRTTANPVYSGAVFEPERKKNTLLYLNSPLHQPNRKRGRPPKHSSIVELSPHPPGCLPPPSPILHRPAPPLTPPLPGPGPGDADVHEDLCAVCRRSGQLLMCDTCSRVYHLDCLAPPLKTVPRGMWMCPSCQDQMLDKEDAMEWPGTLAIVHSYIAYKAAKEEEKQRQVQWARDLRQEREQLETRVKQLNIAITRCMESKNSVLSRQRSMQTSLEKVKGLLCLIKGLKPLSPPQTTLPPPEDPTNEGTGCVAVDLMEPTTEELGDTQDNDITENNDITESNSVTVNSNDVTKSNDDVTENNNDITENNNNITENNNNVTENNNDVTENNNDVPENKDTRSRSSPDEQRSPHQGAAAAAEEEEEEEEERKEEEKKEVEQKQEEVKLEEERSEVQHEKEAKQPDNNIVNNNKMNNLNSKATEINKKEGEEDKEETTERETEEEGQEMEDITKLGQEGGDKDEEVKENQKDARGEEEEEEGKENKREVRGEEEDEGKEEMTKEEMEQKEEAESLKENGNESNGKEDEEEKEERMEEGSVEDEQTERLSSLSKVPDPPLTLAPPPVGVTE from the exons ATGGTGTTCAAAACCGAAGACTGTGTGAAG GCTGAGCGAGCTCCTGGTCTGAGCTCCAGTCAGAAGGGCTTCATGATGGAGCtccaggacctccaggatgCACTGAAGATGGAGATACAAGTTCACCAG AAACTGGTGGCCCAGATGAAGCAGGATCCTCAG AACACTGAACTAAAGAAACAGCTGCATGAACTCCAGACCAAGATCACAACACTAAGTGACAAACAG AAGAAGGTTGTGGAGCAGCTAAGGAAAGACCTGCTGGTGAAACAGGACCAGTCGGACCTCCAAACCCAGACCCAGCTTGCAAGCCAGCTGCAGTCCCAGGTCCAGGCCCAGGTCCAGGCCCAGTCCCAGTTCCCTCTCCAGTTGGAAGTCCAGGtccagtcccagcctcagctcctcccccagccccagcaccccATTCAGCCTGGGAGTAGGGCTTCCGGGCTGCCGCCCCTTCATACCCCgccctccctgccctcacccGACAACCTCAACTTACTACAG AGCACGTTGCCAGgttctcccatcccctcctccaagTCTCTacctctgctgctctctgccaTCCCATCCCCACGGCCTTCAGTTGCCATGGTCACCACCCTCAGCCACACCCCCAAGCCTGGTGCCACTCACCCCGACTCCaactcccagaatgcaccagtCAGCCTTCAGGCTACCTGCCCGTTGACCAATCAGGGGCTGGAGGCGGTGCGGCTAGTTACCAAGAGCACTGTTGTG GTGCACAcgagccagccaatcagagttcCCCAGTTTGTCCCTCCCAGATTGGCTCCTCGACCTGCCTGTCAACCTCAG GTAAGGCCCAGACCAGCGCAGCCGGTcctccaggctcctccccccatgCTAGCCCCGCCCCAGCTGCCTCCACGACCAATCCTGCTGGCAAATCAGCTCACAGCTTCATCTCTGCCGCcaagccccacccccatccGGCAGGTGCGCATCCTCAATGGCCAATCCTGCTCTAGCCCAGCCCCCGGCATCATCATCACACCCTTAGCCACGTCCCCTACACACTTGAGCAGCAGCCACAGCCCGGCCTCCAAG actGTGAAAGCCAAGACCGGTGAGATAAAGTCCACCTCCAGcaaacacccctctccctccccctctccacactcccCCACCACTCgcggcaccccccctcccaggacccCCCCCAGGACAAAGCAGGAGGAGAGCCCTCAG AAATTAGCCTTCATGGTTTCTTTGGGCTTGGTGACATATGACCATCTGGAGG AGATCCAGAGTCgcaggcaggagaggaagaggaggacaacagCTAACCCCGTCTACAGCGGAGCAGTCTTTGAACCAGAG CGTAAGAAGAACACCCTGCTCTACCTTAACTCTCCACTACACCAGCCCAACAGGAAGAGAG GTCGCCCCCCCAAACACAGCAGCATTGTGGAGCTGAGTCCTCACCCCCCcggctgcctcccccctccctcccccatactCCACCGGcctgcaccccccctcaccccccctctgccaggcccaggccctgGGGAT GCAGACGTGCACGAAGACTTGTGTGCCGTGTGCCGGCGCAGCGGGCAGCTGCTCATGTGTGACACGTGCTCACGCGTGTACCACCTGGACTGCCTGGCTCCGCCCCTGAAAACTGTTCCCAGGGGCATGTGGATGTGCCCCTCATGTCAGGATCAG aTGCTAGATAAAGAGGACGCCATGGAGTGGCCTGGAACTCTGGCCATTGTTCACTCCTACATCGCCTACAAAGCAG ctaaagaggaggagaagcagaggcagGTGCAGTGGGCCAGGGacctgaggcaggagagagagcagctggagaccAGGGTCAAGCAACTCAACATCGCCATCACG aGGTGTATGGAGAGTAAGAACAGCGTGCTGAGTCGTCAGAGGAGCATGCAGACGTCCCTGGAGAAGGTCAAAGGTTTACTCTGCCTCATAAAGGGTCTTaagcccctttcccctccccagaCCACACTCCCACCACCAGAGGACCCTACCAATGAAGGAACAGGCTGTGTAGCTGTTGACCTCATGGAACCCACCACTGAGGAGCTAGGTGACACACAGGACAACGACATCACAGAGAACAACGACATCACGGAGAGCAACAGTGTCACAGTCAACAGCAATGATGTCACAAAGAGCAACGACGACGTCACAGAGAACAACAACGACATCAcagagaacaacaacaacatcacagAGAACAACAACAACGTCACAGAGAACAACAACGACGTCACAGAGAACAACAACGACGTCCCAGAGAACAAAGACACCCGCAGCAGAAGCAGCCCAGACGAGCAGAGGAGTCCACACCAGGGAGCTGCTGCTGcggcggaagaggaggaggaggaggaggaggagaggaaagaagaggaaaagaaagaagtgGAGCAGAAACAAGAGGAGGTgaaactggaggaggagaggtcggAGGTGCAACATGAAAAGGAGGCCAAGCAGCCTGACAACAACATAGTAAACAACAATAAGATGAACAACCTGAACAGTAAAGCCACTGAAATCaacaagaaggagggggaggaagacaaggaggagacaacagaaagagagacagaagaagagggCCAGGAGATGGAGGACATAACAAagttggggcaggaggggggtgaCAAGGATGAAGAGGTAAAGGAGAACCAAAAGGAtgcgaggggagaggaggaggaggaagagggaaaggagaacaAGAGggaagtgaggggagaggaggaagacgagggaaaggaggagatgacaaaggaagagatggagcagaaggaggaggcagagagtctGAAAGAGAATGGAAATGAGAGCAATGGaaaagaggatgaggaagaaaaggaggagaggatggaggaggggagtgtggaggacgagcagacagagagactcaGCAGCCTCAGTAAAGTTCCAGACCCGCCCCTGactctggccccgccccctgtgGGTGTTACAGAATAA
- the phf21aa gene encoding PHD finger protein 21Aa isoform X3 produces the protein MVFKTEDCVKAERAPGLSSSQKGFMMELQDLQDALKMEIQVHQKLVAQMKQDPQNTELKKQLHELQTKITTLSDKQKKVVEQLRKDLLVKQDQSDLQTQTQLASQLQSQVQAQVQAQSQFPLQLEVQVQSQPQLLPQPQHPIQPGSRASGLPPLHTPPSLPSPDNLNLLQSTLPGSPIPSSKSLPLLLSAIPSPRPSVAMVTTLSHTPKPGATHPDSNSQNAPVSLQATCPLTNQGLEAVRLVTKSTVVVHTSQPIRVPQFVPPRLAPRPACQPQVRPRPAQPVLQAPPPMLAPPQLPPRPILLANQLTASSLPPSPTPIRQVRILNGQSCSSPAPGIIITPLATSPTHLSSSHSPASKTVKAKTGEIKSTSSKHPSPSPSPHSPTTRGTPPPRTPPRTKQEESPQKLAFMVSLGLVTYDHLEEIQSRRQERKRRTTANPVYSGAVFEPERKKNTLLYLNSPLHQPNRKRANEDPLSEMLDKEDAMEWPGTLAIVHSYIAYKAAKEEEKQRQVQWARDLRQEREQLETRVKQLNIAITRCMESKNSVLSRQRSMQTSLEKVKGLLCLIKGLKPLSPPQTTLPPPEDPTNEGTGCVAVDLMEPTTEELGDTQDNDITENNDITESNSVTVNSNDVTKSNDDVTENNNDITENNNNITENNNNVTENNNDVTENNNDVPENKDTRSRSSPDEQRSPHQGAAAAAEEEEEEEEERKEEEKKEVEQKQEEVKLEEERSEVQHEKEAKQPDNNIVNNNKMNNLNSKATEINKKEGEEDKEETTERETEEEGQEMEDITKLGQEGGDKDEEVKENQKDARGEEEEEEGKENKREVRGEEEDEGKEEMTKEEMEQKEEAESLKENGNESNGKEDEEEKEERMEEGSVEDEQTERLSSLSKVPDPPLTLAPPPVGVTE, from the exons ATGGTGTTCAAAACCGAAGACTGTGTGAAG GCTGAGCGAGCTCCTGGTCTGAGCTCCAGTCAGAAGGGCTTCATGATGGAGCtccaggacctccaggatgCACTGAAGATGGAGATACAAGTTCACCAG AAACTGGTGGCCCAGATGAAGCAGGATCCTCAG AACACTGAACTAAAGAAACAGCTGCATGAACTCCAGACCAAGATCACAACACTAAGTGACAAACAG AAGAAGGTTGTGGAGCAGCTAAGGAAAGACCTGCTGGTGAAACAGGACCAGTCGGACCTCCAAACCCAGACCCAGCTTGCAAGCCAGCTGCAGTCCCAGGTCCAGGCCCAGGTCCAGGCCCAGTCCCAGTTCCCTCTCCAGTTGGAAGTCCAGGtccagtcccagcctcagctcctcccccagccccagcaccccATTCAGCCTGGGAGTAGGGCTTCCGGGCTGCCGCCCCTTCATACCCCgccctccctgccctcacccGACAACCTCAACTTACTACAG AGCACGTTGCCAGgttctcccatcccctcctccaagTCTCTacctctgctgctctctgccaTCCCATCCCCACGGCCTTCAGTTGCCATGGTCACCACCCTCAGCCACACCCCCAAGCCTGGTGCCACTCACCCCGACTCCaactcccagaatgcaccagtCAGCCTTCAGGCTACCTGCCCGTTGACCAATCAGGGGCTGGAGGCGGTGCGGCTAGTTACCAAGAGCACTGTTGTG GTGCACAcgagccagccaatcagagttcCCCAGTTTGTCCCTCCCAGATTGGCTCCTCGACCTGCCTGTCAACCTCAG GTAAGGCCCAGACCAGCGCAGCCGGTcctccaggctcctccccccatgCTAGCCCCGCCCCAGCTGCCTCCACGACCAATCCTGCTGGCAAATCAGCTCACAGCTTCATCTCTGCCGCcaagccccacccccatccGGCAGGTGCGCATCCTCAATGGCCAATCCTGCTCTAGCCCAGCCCCCGGCATCATCATCACACCCTTAGCCACGTCCCCTACACACTTGAGCAGCAGCCACAGCCCGGCCTCCAAG actGTGAAAGCCAAGACCGGTGAGATAAAGTCCACCTCCAGcaaacacccctctccctccccctctccacactcccCCACCACTCgcggcaccccccctcccaggacccCCCCCAGGACAAAGCAGGAGGAGAGCCCTCAG AAATTAGCCTTCATGGTTTCTTTGGGCTTGGTGACATATGACCATCTGGAGG AGATCCAGAGTCgcaggcaggagaggaagaggaggacaacagCTAACCCCGTCTACAGCGGAGCAGTCTTTGAACCAGAG CGTAAGAAGAACACCCTGCTCTACCTTAACTCTCCACTACACCAGCCCAACAGGAAGAGAG CCAATGAGGATCCATTATCCGAG aTGCTAGATAAAGAGGACGCCATGGAGTGGCCTGGAACTCTGGCCATTGTTCACTCCTACATCGCCTACAAAGCAG ctaaagaggaggagaagcagaggcagGTGCAGTGGGCCAGGGacctgaggcaggagagagagcagctggagaccAGGGTCAAGCAACTCAACATCGCCATCACG aGGTGTATGGAGAGTAAGAACAGCGTGCTGAGTCGTCAGAGGAGCATGCAGACGTCCCTGGAGAAGGTCAAAGGTTTACTCTGCCTCATAAAGGGTCTTaagcccctttcccctccccagaCCACACTCCCACCACCAGAGGACCCTACCAATGAAGGAACAGGCTGTGTAGCTGTTGACCTCATGGAACCCACCACTGAGGAGCTAGGTGACACACAGGACAACGACATCACAGAGAACAACGACATCACGGAGAGCAACAGTGTCACAGTCAACAGCAATGATGTCACAAAGAGCAACGACGACGTCACAGAGAACAACAACGACATCAcagagaacaacaacaacatcacagAGAACAACAACAACGTCACAGAGAACAACAACGACGTCACAGAGAACAACAACGACGTCCCAGAGAACAAAGACACCCGCAGCAGAAGCAGCCCAGACGAGCAGAGGAGTCCACACCAGGGAGCTGCTGCTGcggcggaagaggaggaggaggaggaggaggagaggaaagaagaggaaaagaaagaagtgGAGCAGAAACAAGAGGAGGTgaaactggaggaggagaggtcggAGGTGCAACATGAAAAGGAGGCCAAGCAGCCTGACAACAACATAGTAAACAACAATAAGATGAACAACCTGAACAGTAAAGCCACTGAAATCaacaagaaggagggggaggaagacaaggaggagacaacagaaagagagacagaagaagagggCCAGGAGATGGAGGACATAACAAagttggggcaggaggggggtgaCAAGGATGAAGAGGTAAAGGAGAACCAAAAGGAtgcgaggggagaggaggaggaggaagagggaaaggagaacaAGAGggaagtgaggggagaggaggaagacgagggaaaggaggagatgacaaaggaagagatggagcagaaggaggaggcagagagtctGAAAGAGAATGGAAATGAGAGCAATGGaaaagaggatgaggaagaaaaggaggagaggatggaggaggggagtgtggaggacgagcagacagagagactcaGCAGCCTCAGTAAAGTTCCAGACCCGCCCCTGactctggccccgccccctgtgGGTGTTACAGAATAA
- the phf21aa gene encoding PHD finger protein 21Aa isoform X2 — MVFKTEDCVKAERAPGLSSSQKGFMMELQDLQDALKMEIQVHQKLVAQMKQDPQNTELKKQLHELQTKITTLSDKQKKVVEQLRKDLLVKQDQSDLQTQTQLASQLQSQVQAQVQAQSQFPLQLEVQVQSQPQLLPQPQHPIQPGSRASGLPPLHTPPSLPSPDNLNLLQSTLPGSPIPSSKSLPLLLSAIPSPRPSVAMVTTLSHTPKPGATHPDSNSQNAPVSLQATCPLTNQGLEAVRLVTKSTVVVHTSQPIRVPQFVPPRLAPRPACQPQVRPRPAQPVLQAPPPMLAPPQLPPRPILLANQLTASSLPPSPTPIRQVRILNGQSCSSPAPGIIITPLATSPTHLSSSHSPASKTVKAKTGEIKSTSSKHPSPSPSPHSPTTRGTPPPRTPPRTKQEESPQKLAFMVSLGLVTYDHLEEIQSRRQERKRRTTANPVYSGAVFEPERKKNTLLYLNSPLHQPNRKRANEDPLSEADVHEDLCAVCRRSGQLLMCDTCSRVYHLDCLAPPLKTVPRGMWMCPSCQDQMLDKEDAMEWPGTLAIVHSYIAYKAAKEEEKQRQVQWARDLRQEREQLETRVKQLNIAITRCMESKNSVLSRQRSMQTSLEKVKGLLCLIKGLKPLSPPQTTLPPPEDPTNEGTGCVAVDLMEPTTEELGDTQDNDITENNDITESNSVTVNSNDVTKSNDDVTENNNDITENNNNITENNNNVTENNNDVTENNNDVPENKDTRSRSSPDEQRSPHQGAAAAAEEEEEEEEERKEEEKKEVEQKQEEVKLEEERSEVQHEKEAKQPDNNIVNNNKMNNLNSKATEINKKEGEEDKEETTERETEEEGQEMEDITKLGQEGGDKDEEVKENQKDARGEEEEEEGKENKREVRGEEEDEGKEEMTKEEMEQKEEAESLKENGNESNGKEDEEEKEERMEEGSVEDEQTERLSSLSKVPDPPLTLAPPPVGVTE, encoded by the exons ATGGTGTTCAAAACCGAAGACTGTGTGAAG GCTGAGCGAGCTCCTGGTCTGAGCTCCAGTCAGAAGGGCTTCATGATGGAGCtccaggacctccaggatgCACTGAAGATGGAGATACAAGTTCACCAG AAACTGGTGGCCCAGATGAAGCAGGATCCTCAG AACACTGAACTAAAGAAACAGCTGCATGAACTCCAGACCAAGATCACAACACTAAGTGACAAACAG AAGAAGGTTGTGGAGCAGCTAAGGAAAGACCTGCTGGTGAAACAGGACCAGTCGGACCTCCAAACCCAGACCCAGCTTGCAAGCCAGCTGCAGTCCCAGGTCCAGGCCCAGGTCCAGGCCCAGTCCCAGTTCCCTCTCCAGTTGGAAGTCCAGGtccagtcccagcctcagctcctcccccagccccagcaccccATTCAGCCTGGGAGTAGGGCTTCCGGGCTGCCGCCCCTTCATACCCCgccctccctgccctcacccGACAACCTCAACTTACTACAG AGCACGTTGCCAGgttctcccatcccctcctccaagTCTCTacctctgctgctctctgccaTCCCATCCCCACGGCCTTCAGTTGCCATGGTCACCACCCTCAGCCACACCCCCAAGCCTGGTGCCACTCACCCCGACTCCaactcccagaatgcaccagtCAGCCTTCAGGCTACCTGCCCGTTGACCAATCAGGGGCTGGAGGCGGTGCGGCTAGTTACCAAGAGCACTGTTGTG GTGCACAcgagccagccaatcagagttcCCCAGTTTGTCCCTCCCAGATTGGCTCCTCGACCTGCCTGTCAACCTCAG GTAAGGCCCAGACCAGCGCAGCCGGTcctccaggctcctccccccatgCTAGCCCCGCCCCAGCTGCCTCCACGACCAATCCTGCTGGCAAATCAGCTCACAGCTTCATCTCTGCCGCcaagccccacccccatccGGCAGGTGCGCATCCTCAATGGCCAATCCTGCTCTAGCCCAGCCCCCGGCATCATCATCACACCCTTAGCCACGTCCCCTACACACTTGAGCAGCAGCCACAGCCCGGCCTCCAAG actGTGAAAGCCAAGACCGGTGAGATAAAGTCCACCTCCAGcaaacacccctctccctccccctctccacactcccCCACCACTCgcggcaccccccctcccaggacccCCCCCAGGACAAAGCAGGAGGAGAGCCCTCAG AAATTAGCCTTCATGGTTTCTTTGGGCTTGGTGACATATGACCATCTGGAGG AGATCCAGAGTCgcaggcaggagaggaagaggaggacaacagCTAACCCCGTCTACAGCGGAGCAGTCTTTGAACCAGAG CGTAAGAAGAACACCCTGCTCTACCTTAACTCTCCACTACACCAGCCCAACAGGAAGAGAG CCAATGAGGATCCATTATCCGAG GCAGACGTGCACGAAGACTTGTGTGCCGTGTGCCGGCGCAGCGGGCAGCTGCTCATGTGTGACACGTGCTCACGCGTGTACCACCTGGACTGCCTGGCTCCGCCCCTGAAAACTGTTCCCAGGGGCATGTGGATGTGCCCCTCATGTCAGGATCAG aTGCTAGATAAAGAGGACGCCATGGAGTGGCCTGGAACTCTGGCCATTGTTCACTCCTACATCGCCTACAAAGCAG ctaaagaggaggagaagcagaggcagGTGCAGTGGGCCAGGGacctgaggcaggagagagagcagctggagaccAGGGTCAAGCAACTCAACATCGCCATCACG aGGTGTATGGAGAGTAAGAACAGCGTGCTGAGTCGTCAGAGGAGCATGCAGACGTCCCTGGAGAAGGTCAAAGGTTTACTCTGCCTCATAAAGGGTCTTaagcccctttcccctccccagaCCACACTCCCACCACCAGAGGACCCTACCAATGAAGGAACAGGCTGTGTAGCTGTTGACCTCATGGAACCCACCACTGAGGAGCTAGGTGACACACAGGACAACGACATCACAGAGAACAACGACATCACGGAGAGCAACAGTGTCACAGTCAACAGCAATGATGTCACAAAGAGCAACGACGACGTCACAGAGAACAACAACGACATCAcagagaacaacaacaacatcacagAGAACAACAACAACGTCACAGAGAACAACAACGACGTCACAGAGAACAACAACGACGTCCCAGAGAACAAAGACACCCGCAGCAGAAGCAGCCCAGACGAGCAGAGGAGTCCACACCAGGGAGCTGCTGCTGcggcggaagaggaggaggaggaggaggaggagaggaaagaagaggaaaagaaagaagtgGAGCAGAAACAAGAGGAGGTgaaactggaggaggagaggtcggAGGTGCAACATGAAAAGGAGGCCAAGCAGCCTGACAACAACATAGTAAACAACAATAAGATGAACAACCTGAACAGTAAAGCCACTGAAATCaacaagaaggagggggaggaagacaaggaggagacaacagaaagagagacagaagaagagggCCAGGAGATGGAGGACATAACAAagttggggcaggaggggggtgaCAAGGATGAAGAGGTAAAGGAGAACCAAAAGGAtgcgaggggagaggaggaggaggaagagggaaaggagaacaAGAGggaagtgaggggagaggaggaagacgagggaaaggaggagatgacaaaggaagagatggagcagaaggaggaggcagagagtctGAAAGAGAATGGAAATGAGAGCAATGGaaaagaggatgaggaagaaaaggaggagaggatggaggaggggagtgtggaggacgagcagacagagagactcaGCAGCCTCAGTAAAGTTCCAGACCCGCCCCTGactctggccccgccccctgtgGGTGTTACAGAATAA